The Manis javanica isolate MJ-LG chromosome 2, MJ_LKY, whole genome shotgun sequence genome contains a region encoding:
- the CLXN gene encoding calaxin isoform X1 — translation MNRKKLQKLTDTLTKNCKHFNKFEVKCLINLFYHLVGGITEQQGTAIGLDRNAFQNILYRTFGMLDDTIMDRVFRGFDKDNDGCVNISEWIYGLSLFLRGTLEEKMKYCFEVFDLNGDGFISKEEIFHMLKNSLPQQPSEEDPDEGIKDLAEIALKKMDYDHDGKLSFADYEQAVREETLLLEAFGPCLPDPKSQMEFEAQVFKDPNKFNYM, via the exons ATGAACCGCAAGAAGCTACAGAAGTTGACAGACACCCTAACTAAAAATTGCAAGCACT TTAATAAATTTGAAGTGAAATGTCTTATAAACCTCTTTTATCACTTGGTGGGAGGCATAACTGAGCAGCAAGGCACAGCGATCGGACTAGATCGTAATGCCTTCCAAAACATCCTGTACAGGACATTTGGAATGTTGGACGACACAATTATGGACAGAG TATTTCGAGGTTTTGATAAAGACAATGATGGTTGTGTAAACATATCAGAGTGGATTTATGGATTATCACTGTTTCTTCGAGGAActttggaagaaaaaatgaaat attgcTTTGAAGTGTTTGATTTGAATGGTGATGGATTcatttcaaaggaagaaatattccACATGTTGAAGAACAGCCTTCCCCAGCAGCCATCTGAAGAGGACCCCGATGAAGGAATTAAAGATTTGGCTGAAATAGCActtaaaaaaatg GACTATGACCATGATGGGAAACTGTCTTTCGCAGACTATGAGCAAGCTGTGAGAGAGGAGACCCTTCTGCTGGAAGCTTTTGGACCATGTCTACCTGATCCAAAG AGCCAGATGGAATTCGAAGCCCAAGTATTCAAAGATCCAAACAAGTTCAATTATATGTGA
- the CLXN gene encoding calaxin isoform X2 produces the protein MNRKKLQKLTDTLTKNCKHLFRGFDKDNDGCVNISEWIYGLSLFLRGTLEEKMKYCFEVFDLNGDGFISKEEIFHMLKNSLPQQPSEEDPDEGIKDLAEIALKKMDYDHDGKLSFADYEQAVREETLLLEAFGPCLPDPKSQMEFEAQVFKDPNKFNYM, from the exons ATGAACCGCAAGAAGCTACAGAAGTTGACAGACACCCTAACTAAAAATTGCAAGCACT TATTTCGAGGTTTTGATAAAGACAATGATGGTTGTGTAAACATATCAGAGTGGATTTATGGATTATCACTGTTTCTTCGAGGAActttggaagaaaaaatgaaat attgcTTTGAAGTGTTTGATTTGAATGGTGATGGATTcatttcaaaggaagaaatattccACATGTTGAAGAACAGCCTTCCCCAGCAGCCATCTGAAGAGGACCCCGATGAAGGAATTAAAGATTTGGCTGAAATAGCActtaaaaaaatg GACTATGACCATGATGGGAAACTGTCTTTCGCAGACTATGAGCAAGCTGTGAGAGAGGAGACCCTTCTGCTGGAAGCTTTTGGACCATGTCTACCTGATCCAAAG AGCCAGATGGAATTCGAAGCCCAAGTATTCAAAGATCCAAACAAGTTCAATTATATGTGA